gaatacataaaattcatgaggattcaaaatatataaaataaaacataacttattcatatatgaataaaacgaaaaaaaataaaaaattcgaAATTACAATTATCACacgattattcatatatgaataagacaacaatttattcatattaacatattcatatgtaaataaatgataatcaacaaaattaaaaacaacaaaataatTCAATAACTGATATCTTCAAAAAATGAGTTctcaacatcttcttcttcactcTCACTCATAGAAGAATACAAATCACCATCAATAACACTAGAATTCGACATAATACACCAAATGATctatataaataaacaaaaacaatctTAATAtcgaatataataaatatatctcACAAAAAAAAAGTCGTAAAGATGAAAACTTGGTTAATTACGAATATATCTCACCTCAACGTACAAAATATCTGAAAGAaactcaaatcatatgtgatcaaATGATGTAATTAAGCAATCTCTATCGATACAAAACGTAAAAACTACAACGATATATCCGATTAAAAATTAAATCAGCTCAGATTCGAAATAAATATCTCAAACTACTTAACAAAAATCCGATGAAATAACGCCAATAAATATTCCAAACTTGATAATCTTGATAATGAACTCCGATTAAACAGCATCAAAACGAAGATAATAAGCGTAATTCCAAACAAATTATAAAAAGCAATAATGTTGTTAATGAACTCCGATCTATCCGATTCAAACGATATACATACATTATCAAATCGGCGGAAACTGAATACAAATTAGAAAACTGAAACATAAATGCGAAACTTCACGATTAATGGAATGAATACGTATAATTGCTAACgagttatataaagaaaataatctTGATAATGAATTCCTCATATCCAATTCAAACGAGATAAAGATATCATCAAATTGGAAACTGATAACAACGAACAGGTAAGTTCTATGTAAAAAAAGTTGCTAATTTACAAAGATACCCTTAATGAAAATGGAGACgcagatttttttttatttgaacatGTTAGATAACAGCCATACACTGGAATGCCCGCAGacgtttaaaaaaaacatttcccAACTCCTAGTTATCAAACTATCAAATCGGTTTAACTCAAACGTGTTTTCCAATAATTGATATCCGGTTCGGTTTTCGGGTTTTTAACCCGCAGCTCTAACAATATATCTTTCTTTGTGGGCCTAAAGCCCAATATCAAGGTTATGTCTTTCAAGATAAAAGACCATAAACTCTGAATCTTCCTtccatttaaacaaaaaaaaaaaaaaaaaaaacgttataTATCAGTAAATAAATTTCGTTCATTTTATAAATATCTTCCAATgttttttcatttatatttatattattctAGAGACAAAGATCTCATAAACTAAACAAAATGTACGAAATCTTTTATTGTTCACAATTTCCAGTAACGTTTAAGTGTCCGATGGTCCAACTATACACCACTTGTGGTCCTGTAAACTCATTTACACTTTCTCCACACTTCGGATTCTCTATGTTTTTCATGCCATTTTGAATCTAAAAAGaaacaaattaaataattaaaagagTAATAATTGAGTTAATGGGGTCACCATCGACATCTATATAAGGACCACATTTCAATTTATCGATAAGTCTCCGCATGCATTGCATTTGCAGCTCACATATCCACTGTCATCATGTTGCAAACTGGACCACTAACATAACACTCGTTACGATTTATGCTCTAGTCAGATAATATCAAATAACACtgagattttatatatatagataattaaataattaaaatattcaaaaaaaaCACAATCGAAACTACAAACTCTTATCAATCAAATCAAATCCACACGATTACATAATATCATTTTACAAACGAGTTAATACAAGGTCATGATTCAACATAAGGTCTAACAAACGTTCTACGCCACCAAACCTCAAAAGCCTTTTGAAGATTCGGGCAATTATCACCTAATTTCAAGAAACTACTCAACCACCCAAGCAAAATAATCTGCTGATCCTCGAGCGGGAGTGTTAATATAGTCCTCCCGatcccctcctccaccaccttcCGATCAAACGACTTACACCCATGTTGCAACCATCTATAATCATCGATCAACGGTTGTAACCAAGTCTTTAAAAGCAAGTGTCGCGTGTCTTTACACGGTAAAACCTCCCCTCTTCCAATACCCACAAACAATCTAGCTGTAATACAGCTGACATGGTAACGGTTCACTAGTGGAACCCTACAATGTAGGCCGGCCAGCTCCTGCTGGCCGGCCCACATGACCGCGAACTCATCAGCTGAGTTTCGGTCAGCTAATATATCAAGGAGCCACGACAGGTTGTCGGACTCCAACACCATTTGTTTGACCGCCGGATCTTTGATTTCCGGCGGTTGCGCTACGAACTCTGGCGACGCCAGTTGCCGGAATAGGAGCAGTAAAGCAGTCAACGAGGCTTTACACGATGTGTAAATGGTGTCGTGGAGGTCAACTGAGGTGGTTGACTTGTTGTTTTCACGGAGGAGTTTTGAGACGACTGTTTTCATTTCGCGGCGTCCTTTTTCTTCGGTGCTTTTGAGTACGAGGTGGAGGACGTGTGAGAGCGTGTCTTTTTGAGGTTTTGATACGTCCGATGATACGCGTTTAAGGATTGGGTTGACCCCGGTTGACTCGTGTTTGAGGTGTAAAATTGAGGATACAAcacgttcttcttcttcctcgccTACCCATGGGACGGCTTCTAGAAACTCTAGGCATGATTCAATGCATGTTTTGAATCCGAGTACCTCCGCAACCTGAAATTAGTATTTTGATTGTATTGTTAAGATGAAGGTGACGAGAGTAAAAAGACTGTTTTACCCTTAAATTATCCAAGATTTACCGAGATCTTGACTGTAATATTTGGTGCAAATAGTAATTAATTCCTCTAACCCATTACACCGTTTTAGTCAACAAAAAATATTCCTGGCATCTTCACTATTTCCAACTTCTAtagattttcaaaaacaatcctTACATTTATTAGATTTTTACAAATTTGACCCATGTGTTTCTAACTTTCTAAAGATTTTCAACAACAACCCTTACATTTATAAGATTTTTACAAATTTGACCCATGTGAATTTATTACAATAACTTTTCAGGTTTTATATTATATTAGACAACTATAACCAAAATAAATTACTATCGTATATTTGTCAATTATGTTGGTTTTATATAAATTATTGTGTTTTAGATTATTAAACGTTTAAATAAATTTGAAACATTAAAAAATTAAACCTAATATACATAATAAAACAAATTCAATTTATTATATAGATTCACAAGTAACATATATTAGATACACAGCATattatacatataaaaaaaaaattaaaaattgcaTAAATTCAATTTGAAGGACAAAATTGTACAATAGATACTTAAACAACAAATTTAATGTTAACGAATAAGAGCTCTTTGATAGTTGTTGATTAAGTCAGATCTAACTGAGTCAATGACTAAGTCAATGTCTATGTCTGACCGAATCAAATCAGATAGACAAATCTCTAACAGTGTAAGAACAGAGACCGAGTCAAAGGCTTTTAAATGTAATATCAAACAGTCTGAATCTAACCAACCAAGTCAAACAATTCACAAAACACCATTTTTTGTTGAAAAATGATATTTGATTTTGGGTTATTAGATGACCCTAAATGAATCTTTACAATTATTTTTTGAGTAATTGCATCAATGGTATTGAAACAAGATATAAAATGAAatctacacataacacataatacaatccTTTTTATCAAATCTAATGTACGTTTGTCTTTAAAGACTTATAAAGATCAGATTTTTAGTAAACAAATTGGTCAAAGAAGATTTATCCTTAAATTCCATTGGAAAATTGTGAGTTTTTTAATTGGGTCAACAACGAATTTAACTCCCGAGTCAAACAGTCCTCATATTTCCAAGTTCCAACTACTTAAATTTATTGCAGAAACTCATTggtcaaaagaaaaataaagtctaataatatcatcatcatcatcaacaacatcatcatcatcatcaacaacacTTCTTCACAATTCACAAAGTATGCAAATGGTATCTCAAACTATATTTTCAGATAAGATTAAATGCAAAAAAGAGTGTCATGGTTGTTTTTAAAGATCCAATATCATCATCCTATATTCATACATGTTATAACTTATAAGAGCAGGATAAATAAATCAATGGAAACAATCAAAATGTAAGTAGAAAGTTAAGAAATTACCTTAAGGATTCGAAGAACCCTAGAAACACTTTGTTTGATCAACCTTTGCTTCAACTCTTTACAATACATCAACCCAACAGTCTCGACATATGTTTCAACATCTTCACAATCATCAACTTCGATACAATGGAAGCTCGGATGCTGTGCTAATAATTTCTCAGCAAAAAACGAACTATTTTCTTGAAGAACAGTCTTATGAACACTCAATTTCACAGTAAACCCCTGTCGACCTTTTAAAACCACCTTCAAATCACCTGTTCCAGGTTCACCAAACTCGATCGATACTTTTCTCGGCAAATTTTCTGTGTTTGGCCGGACGGCGGTTCTCTCGCCGACGACAGATGCAGCAAGAACAACAGGTGGTTCAAAACCGTTTTTCCGTTGATCATCGGGAACGACAGTTTGAGTTTCCGACTTTGAAGATGAACGCGATGGTTTTTTATCGAGTTCTGATGAATGTTTCTTCTGATCGGTGGGAGTTTTGGTAGGTGGAGAAGATGATGATTTGGGTTTGTTTAAAGGGTGTTGTGCTTTTAGGGTTTTTTGAAACATAACAGGAGAAGGACAACACCAGAATCCTTCTGGAGTTACAGCAATCGGCACATTTCTAATCTTCGTCTGCCCTTGTTCTACCTTCGTTAGTCTAATTTCCGCCATTTCAAGAAATTCTCAAACATTCGTGGGATTCATAGTGTACGAAAACAGAAATCAAAACATACCCTAAACCCAAAATTACAAGAACCCAACAAGCTTACCGATTAATGTCGATTGATGAAGATTCCTTGAAACGAAACCCTAAGAACACACATCACATGACATGACATAGGACTATAGGAGAATTGATGAGATTGAGGTGAGATTTAACAGGGTGGAAATGGAATGAATGattacagaatcaaaataatatatTGTGGAGATGATAAAAGTGAGGGGAACACAAGAAAAGAGAAGATAAAGGGGGAAGCGTTTGATGATGGGTTTATGCTTTTCAGTCACTGGGTGTGTTTGTTTTGTGGCAATTTCAGCTTTTGATTTTAAATTGGGACACACAGTGTGTGATTGTGATGTAGCTGTCAATTcctgtttatgctttgttttcttgCTTTTGCTTTGCTTTGCTTTGTTTTGCTTTTTAAGTACTGAATGAATGTGAAGAATGCTATGTCAAGAACATCAAATGGTTAAAATCATAAAACTTTTGAGTAATTTACATGTTTGTCCACAGAATCTGAGTTGGGTTAATGTTAAAAAAAGGACTAAAATGTAATTATTGCCTTAGTCCAGGGGTCATTTCCGTAATTTTAGTGCATGTTAGCACATATCCctatatatacaattatttgttttatatataaaattttatagGAAGATAAGTATTGAAATTTGTGTCGTAACTTTTACGGCTTGTAATGCTATTTTATAGGGGAGAAAACAAATAGATCGTTATGTATTTTCCTAAAAcatgatatttaaaaaaataaaaataaaagacaaataattgttattgttttaatttttttttttttttgaaccgacaGATATTATTAAAACATCCACCTAGCAAGTTGTTAGGGGGAGGAAGGGAATACTATGCAGTTTTACAAGATTACATGTTTATAAAGTTAGGAGTGGAGAACCTTATACACACTTAAATAGACTCACACACCAATCCACCCATCAAAATATGCATCTAAATCTCCTATGCTCGACCCATGTAAAGACTGTCGATTTGACCATATCAGCCACCATAGTAGGTGATGTTCGAGTTTTCTTGAAAGTCCAGTCACACCTTGCCTTCCATATAAGCCAAGTTGTCCCATAACATATAGCAATTAGACTCCTCCGTTTTTATGGCATGTCCCCCATTTAGAGGCAAATTCTACAAGGTCTTTTATACGTTTGGAATGCAAACTAGATATCCCACACCATCGAAATACCCATTCCCATATTGTCACAACTTTTGGACATCAGAAATCGCATGGTCTGTGTCTTCAGTTTCTAATCCACACCAGGTGCATGTAAGAGATGGGATTTGAACGTTTGATTAAGGTTGTAGCAGTAGGCAGCCGATCGAGAACTGCTCTCCACATAAAGTAACTCACCATTATTGGGATGTTGTGTATCCAGTATATCAATACTTCACCATTAATTCGATCCCTTCCATTAATTTGTGACATGAGTACACTCACATGGAATACACCATCATGCGAGAGGCTACATACCCATTTGTCATGTATGGGTAATGGGTGGAAGCCTTCGACTAGTGCTTTAATCACTCCGAATTGGCGTATTTGACCGGGTGAGGAAAGGTTTGATTTCTAGTTCCATATCAGACCATCTGGAGTTACTCGATCGGAGACTTTACATCTCTTATACCTTTCTAGTTTGTAGAGCGCGGGAAAGGAGTCTTTCAGTGTTGTGTCCCGGTTCCACCTGTCATGCCAGAACATGGTGTCTTCGTCGGAACAAACATCTTTCACAATCACCTCATCAATGCGGATGTCTAATTCTGCTAACACACTACGAATTCTCGCCACATTGcggaagtcacctttagttccCAGAATCTCTTATATGGAGAACTTTTAGTATGGGGACTATCAATCACATTATTACTTACTTTCAGCgagtctcgtgagaagactacttacttactttCAGCGGGTCTCgttagaagactacttacttactttCACTTACTTtcagcgggtctcgtgagaagactacttacttactttCAGCGAGTCTCgttagaagactacttacttactttCATTCGGGTCtcggtagaagactccttttatactagtagaaaatatgggattttctaggaagttcAAACGtctacaattacttacaaacattttcattgaTACTTATACaaataatgacattaaatacttatgaattcaccagctttacgctgatactcgctttcaaaataacttgcattctcaggtcaccaatagatagGTACGATGATcaagttttgtgaagacggagcagtcaagactcgtctttattttgaatattcattatattgttctatgctatgaaagaacacacttgtatttaaaattatactattaatgcaatgaatgatgttgttgcttgtttactactttgcattgttgtgatactttacatgaagttctccgccccagaacgtttctgccgttcttggttttggggtgtgacagattggtatcagagcattgcttatagtgaattgagtatatcaacgcataaaagatatacagactataaatacaatgggattaaaatactctgaccaagatttTATACCTTTAAGTACTAAAATACTTAACTAAAAGTATACATATCTACGTACCTACATACTTACTATAGAACAatatcatactagaacataacAAATGTATTTAATTGTTGGGCACAACAGTCAaaactgggcagttatgtaatcatatctggaatGAATATAGcttaatcaactatatttatttgagatatgctGAACGTGTGTTCGGGGATGATAGCGGTGTTGCGACaaacctaaaacttaccaaatactaGGTCCAAAGGAGTATTTAGAACAAAACATATAGTAAATACTATCTAAGTATTTTGAGATACTATCCAATAACAATACTAAAAGTGTACAGTAACAAGAAACCTAAGAACCAAACCCAAAACAGagatactataggagtatctTCAATAACTGTAAATAATTATATGAGAATTAAAAGACCCTTACTGATCGGTCTATAATGGCAAAGTGTATACATCCTAGAGTTATATATAATAAAGATCTCATAGActtagaatgtgtggtttcgcttcaCTTCCTTTTTCCTTGTGTGGATGTGGATttggagtagtatcacatattcgaatgACTATTAGATccgagttatatataatttgtataccctatgtgaTTATAGAAAGATTCAATAAGGATCTCAAGTTAAAATTAGTACTAGAAATAGATTGAGTATTCTCATAGATTCTCtaaacatttccattctcgcaccgACAACTTGACTAGAGACACCACTTCACTAAAATAGTCAACAGAGAAAAATTCGAGAAGGGATCAGACAAAGAGTACGAAGCTAGTGGGATGCCAGAAGATACCAAAGGGACATAAGTAGACATCAGATTACTTTCGTCAGGAGTAGGACAGAGAACAAAGGATACCACTCGCGAGTCATGCGAGATGGCAGAAAACCATACGCGTCACATTAATAATTAAGAGCCCAATACGACCTAGTGAGTTGGCGAATACACTACTCACCTTTTATGGTAGGCTTAAAGTCTTTATAATTACATCTTGAATATCAATGATTTTGACAATTAGATTGGTTCCCGACAATCCTTGTCCAaatactttcattcttctatcatAGAACCCTATACCATTCATACTATCTCTTGTTGTtgaactatggcgatttagttcatAGGACACATTCATTTTCTGTAATATTGGATTCTTATCATTTTCTGATTATTTTcaacttatagttgaaagatgcctcctagAAGGAATCCAAGACGTAACAATGGTACTGAAGCATCGATACcatccccaccaccacctccccagTTCGA
The genomic region above belongs to Lactuca sativa cultivar Salinas chromosome 4, Lsat_Salinas_v11, whole genome shotgun sequence and contains:
- the LOC111919233 gene encoding BTB/POZ domain-containing protein At3g50780, with the protein product MAEIRLTKVEQGQTKIRNVPIAVTPEGFWCCPSPVMFQKTLKAQHPLNKPKSSSSPPTKTPTDQKKHSSELDKKPSRSSSKSETQTVVPDDQRKNGFEPPVVLAASVVGERTAVRPNTENLPRKVSIEFGEPGTGDLKVVLKGRQGFTVKLSVHKTVLQENSSFFAEKLLAQHPSFHCIEVDDCEDVETYVETVGLMYCKELKQRLIKQSVSRVLRILKVAEVLGFKTCIESCLEFLEAVPWVGEEEEERVVSSILHLKHESTGVNPILKRVSSDVSKPQKDTLSHVLHLVLKSTEEKGRREMKTVVSKLLRENNKSTTSVDLHDTIYTSCKASLTALLLLFRQLASPEFVAQPPEIKDPAVKQMVLESDNLSWLLDILADRNSADEFAVMWAGQQELAGLHCRVPLVNRYHVSCITARLFVGIGRGEVLPCKDTRHLLLKTWLQPLIDDYRWLQHGCKSFDRKVVEEGIGRTILTLPLEDQQIILLGWLSSFLKLGDNCPNLQKAFEVWWRRTFVRPYVES